In a single window of the Bos taurus isolate L1 Dominette 01449 registration number 42190680 breed Hereford chromosome 23, ARS-UCD2.0, whole genome shotgun sequence genome:
- the SLC29A1 gene encoding equilibrative nucleoside transporter 1 → MGTERIVPNEESGTEKGRGRRKEKEGAHGQDLPPASELGPPPTDCLGPLCPDPSAGKSGHLQAPEGGSCQPGITKTAVTMTTSHQPQDRYKAVWLIFFILGLGTLLPWNFFMTATKYFTNRLDMSQNMSLGPAEVSKDIQASASPLAPSPERTHLSTIFNNVMTLCAMVPLLIFTCLNSFLHQRIPQSVRILGGLVAILLVFLITAILVKVPLHALSFFVITMLKIMLINSFGAILQGSLFGLAGLLPASYTAPIMSGQGLAGFFASVAMICAIASGSELSESAFGYFITACGVIILTIICYLGLPRLEFYRYYRQLKLEGPGEQETKLDLISKGEESKAGQEETGFSAPSSQPAKESHSVRAILKSILVPAFSVCFVFTITIGIFPAVTAEVESTIAGTSAWKAYFIPVSCFLTFNVFDWLGRSLTAITMWPGKDSYWLPSLVLARLAFVPLLLLCNVQPRRNLPVVFEHDSWFIIFMAAFAFSNGYLASLCMCFGPKKVKPAEAETAGAIMAFFLSLGLALGAVFSFLFRAIV, encoded by the exons ATGGGGACTGAGAGGATAGTTCCAAACGAAGAAAGTGGCACTGAAAAGGGAAGGGGGCGCCGGAAGGAAAAAG AAGGAGCCCATGGACAAGACCTGCCGCCTGCCTCTGAGCTAGGACCACCTCCCACAGACTGCCTGGGCCCCCTCTGCCCCGACCCTTCTGCTGGCAAGTCTGGGCATCTG CAAGCACCGGAGGGAGGAAGCTGTCAGCCAGGCATAACCAAGACCGCCGTCACCATGACAACCAGTCACCAGCCTCAGGACAG gtaCAAAGCCGTCTGGCTTATCTTCTTCATACTGGGTCTGGGGACGCTGCTGCCCTGGAATTTCTTCATGACAGCCACTAAG TATTTCACAAACCGCCTGGACATGTCCCAGAATATGTCCTTGGGCCCTGCTGAAGTAAGCAAGGACATCCAGGCCTCAGCCAGCCCCCTGGCACCCTCGCCAGAGCGGACTCATCTCAGCACCATCTTCAACAACGTCATGACCTTATGTGCCATGGTGCCCCTGCTGATCTTCACCTGCCTCAACTCCTTCCTGCATCAGAG GATCCCCCAGTCTGTGCGGATCCTGGGCGGCCTGGTAGCCATCCTGTTGGTGTTCCTGATCACTGCCATCCTGGTGAAGGTGCCCCTACACGCGCTGTCCTTCTTCGTCATCACCATGCTCAAGATCATGCTCATTAACT CTTTCGGCGCCATCCTGCAGGGCAGTCTGTTTGGCCTGGCCGGCCTCCTGCCCGCCAGCTACACAGCCCCCATCATGAGTGGCCAGGGCCTGGCAGGCTTCTTCGCCTCCGTGGCCATGATCTGCGCCATCGCCA GTGGCTCCGAGCTGTCGGAAAGTGCCTTCGGCTATTTTATCACAGCCTGTGGAGTTATCATTTTGACCATAATCTGTTATCTGGGCCTGCCACGGCTG GAATTCTACCGCTATTACCGGCAGCTCAAGCTCGAAGGGCCCGGGGAGCAGGAGACCAAGCTGGACCTCATTAGTAAAG GAGAGGAATCAAAAGCAGGCCAAGAGGAGACCGGATTCTCAGCCCCCAGCTCTCAGCCCGCCAAGGAAAGCCACTCTGTCCGCGCTATCCTCAAAAGT ATCTTAGTCCCGGCTTTCTCCGTCTGCTTCGTCTTCACCATCACCATTGGGATATTTCCTGCTGTGACAGCTGAGGTCGAGTCCACCATCGCGGGCACCAGCGCCTGGA AGGCCTACTTCATTCCCGTGTCCTGTTTCTTGACTTTCAATGTCTTTGACTGGCTGGGCCGGAGCCTTACAGCCATCACTATGTGG CCTGGGAAGGACAGCTACTGGCTGCCGAGTCTGGTACTGGCCCGACTGGCCTTcgtgcccctgctgctgctgtgtaaCGTCCAGCCCCGCCGCAACCTGCCGGTGGTCTTTGAGCACGACTCCTGGTTCATCATCTTCATGGCTGCCTTCGCCTTCTCCAATGGCTACCTTGCCAGTCTCTGCATGTGCTTTGGGCCCAA GAAAGTGAAGCCGGCTGAGGCAGAGACAGCTGGAGCCATCATggccttctttctgtctctgggcCTGGCGCTGGGGGCCGTCTTCTCCTTCCTGTTCCGGGCAATCGTGTGA
- the SLC29A1 gene encoding equilibrative nucleoside transporter 1 isoform X2, with protein sequence MGTERIVPNEESGTEKGRGRRKEKEGAHGQDLPPASELGPPPTDCLGPLCPDPSAGKSGHLQAPEGGSCQPGITKTAVTMTTSHQPQDRYKAVWLIFFILGLGTLLPWNFFMTATKYFTNRLDMSQNMSLGPAEVSKDIQASASPLAPSPERTHLSTIFNNVMTLCAMVPLLIFTCLNSFLHQRIPQSVRILGGLVAILLVFLITAILVKVPLHALSFFVITMLKIMLINSFGAILQGSLFGLAGLLPASYTAPIMSGQGLAGFFASVAMICAIASGSELSESAFGYFITACGVIILTIICYLGLPRLEFYRYYRQLKLEGPGEQETKLDLISKGEESKAGQEETGFSAPSSQPAKESHSVRAILKSRPTSFPCPVS encoded by the exons ATGGGGACTGAGAGGATAGTTCCAAACGAAGAAAGTGGCACTGAAAAGGGAAGGGGGCGCCGGAAGGAAAAAG AAGGAGCCCATGGACAAGACCTGCCGCCTGCCTCTGAGCTAGGACCACCTCCCACAGACTGCCTGGGCCCCCTCTGCCCCGACCCTTCTGCTGGCAAGTCTGGGCATCTG CAAGCACCGGAGGGAGGAAGCTGTCAGCCAGGCATAACCAAGACCGCCGTCACCATGACAACCAGTCACCAGCCTCAGGACAG gtaCAAAGCCGTCTGGCTTATCTTCTTCATACTGGGTCTGGGGACGCTGCTGCCCTGGAATTTCTTCATGACAGCCACTAAG TATTTCACAAACCGCCTGGACATGTCCCAGAATATGTCCTTGGGCCCTGCTGAAGTAAGCAAGGACATCCAGGCCTCAGCCAGCCCCCTGGCACCCTCGCCAGAGCGGACTCATCTCAGCACCATCTTCAACAACGTCATGACCTTATGTGCCATGGTGCCCCTGCTGATCTTCACCTGCCTCAACTCCTTCCTGCATCAGAG GATCCCCCAGTCTGTGCGGATCCTGGGCGGCCTGGTAGCCATCCTGTTGGTGTTCCTGATCACTGCCATCCTGGTGAAGGTGCCCCTACACGCGCTGTCCTTCTTCGTCATCACCATGCTCAAGATCATGCTCATTAACT CTTTCGGCGCCATCCTGCAGGGCAGTCTGTTTGGCCTGGCCGGCCTCCTGCCCGCCAGCTACACAGCCCCCATCATGAGTGGCCAGGGCCTGGCAGGCTTCTTCGCCTCCGTGGCCATGATCTGCGCCATCGCCA GTGGCTCCGAGCTGTCGGAAAGTGCCTTCGGCTATTTTATCACAGCCTGTGGAGTTATCATTTTGACCATAATCTGTTATCTGGGCCTGCCACGGCTG GAATTCTACCGCTATTACCGGCAGCTCAAGCTCGAAGGGCCCGGGGAGCAGGAGACCAAGCTGGACCTCATTAGTAAAG GAGAGGAATCAAAAGCAGGCCAAGAGGAGACCGGATTCTCAGCCCCCAGCTCTCAGCCCGCCAAGGAAAGCCACTCTGTCCGCGCTATCCTCAAAAGT AGGCCTACTTCATTCCCGTGTCCTGTTTCTTGA
- the SLC29A1 gene encoding equilibrative nucleoside transporter 1 isoform X1: MTTSHQPQDRYKAVWLIFFILGLGTLLPWNFFMTATKYFTNRLDMSQNMSLGPAEVSKDIQASASPLAPSPERTHLSTIFNNVMTLCAMVPLLIFTCLNSFLHQRIPQSVRILGGLVAILLVFLITAILVKVPLHALSFFVITMLKIMLINSFGAILQGSLFGLAGLLPASYTAPIMSGQGLAGFFASVAMICAIASGSELSESAFGYFITACGVIILTIICYLGLPRLEFYRYYRQLKLEGPGEQETKLDLISKGEESKAGQEETGFSAPSSQPAKESHSVRAILKSILVPAFSVCFVFTITIGIFPAVTAEVESTIAGTSAWKAYFIPVSCFLTFNVFDWLGRSLTAITMWPGKDSYWLPSLVLARLAFVPLLLLCNVQPRRNLPVVFEHDSWFIIFMAAFAFSNGYLASLCMCFGPKKVKPAEAETAGAIMAFFLSLGLALGAVFSFLFRAIV; this comes from the exons ATGACAACCAGTCACCAGCCTCAGGACAG gtaCAAAGCCGTCTGGCTTATCTTCTTCATACTGGGTCTGGGGACGCTGCTGCCCTGGAATTTCTTCATGACAGCCACTAAG TATTTCACAAACCGCCTGGACATGTCCCAGAATATGTCCTTGGGCCCTGCTGAAGTAAGCAAGGACATCCAGGCCTCAGCCAGCCCCCTGGCACCCTCGCCAGAGCGGACTCATCTCAGCACCATCTTCAACAACGTCATGACCTTATGTGCCATGGTGCCCCTGCTGATCTTCACCTGCCTCAACTCCTTCCTGCATCAGAG GATCCCCCAGTCTGTGCGGATCCTGGGCGGCCTGGTAGCCATCCTGTTGGTGTTCCTGATCACTGCCATCCTGGTGAAGGTGCCCCTACACGCGCTGTCCTTCTTCGTCATCACCATGCTCAAGATCATGCTCATTAACT CTTTCGGCGCCATCCTGCAGGGCAGTCTGTTTGGCCTGGCCGGCCTCCTGCCCGCCAGCTACACAGCCCCCATCATGAGTGGCCAGGGCCTGGCAGGCTTCTTCGCCTCCGTGGCCATGATCTGCGCCATCGCCA GTGGCTCCGAGCTGTCGGAAAGTGCCTTCGGCTATTTTATCACAGCCTGTGGAGTTATCATTTTGACCATAATCTGTTATCTGGGCCTGCCACGGCTG GAATTCTACCGCTATTACCGGCAGCTCAAGCTCGAAGGGCCCGGGGAGCAGGAGACCAAGCTGGACCTCATTAGTAAAG GAGAGGAATCAAAAGCAGGCCAAGAGGAGACCGGATTCTCAGCCCCCAGCTCTCAGCCCGCCAAGGAAAGCCACTCTGTCCGCGCTATCCTCAAAAGT ATCTTAGTCCCGGCTTTCTCCGTCTGCTTCGTCTTCACCATCACCATTGGGATATTTCCTGCTGTGACAGCTGAGGTCGAGTCCACCATCGCGGGCACCAGCGCCTGGA AGGCCTACTTCATTCCCGTGTCCTGTTTCTTGACTTTCAATGTCTTTGACTGGCTGGGCCGGAGCCTTACAGCCATCACTATGTGG CCTGGGAAGGACAGCTACTGGCTGCCGAGTCTGGTACTGGCCCGACTGGCCTTcgtgcccctgctgctgctgtgtaaCGTCCAGCCCCGCCGCAACCTGCCGGTGGTCTTTGAGCACGACTCCTGGTTCATCATCTTCATGGCTGCCTTCGCCTTCTCCAATGGCTACCTTGCCAGTCTCTGCATGTGCTTTGGGCCCAA GAAAGTGAAGCCGGCTGAGGCAGAGACAGCTGGAGCCATCATggccttctttctgtctctgggcCTGGCGCTGGGGGCCGTCTTCTCCTTCCTGTTCCGGGCAATCGTGTGA